The following proteins are co-located in the Pyricularia oryzae 70-15 chromosome 1, whole genome shotgun sequence genome:
- a CDS encoding ABC transporter ATP-binding protein ARB1 has product MVSSSKEKRLAKKAAEGKEPKKTVASRSKAGSKAGSKVASATGSVNGDEPELDANGNPIVSDEPATGSDKADEVKRLADQMDKHGLSDRVTTGVLASLEQSKDVKITSASLVFHGRVLITDTTLELNFGRRYGLLGENGCGKSTILKAIAAREYPIPEHVDIYLLNEGAPPSELGALEWVVTEAENELKRLDALAEKLLEEEGPESPVLMDLYEHMDKMDPSTFSTRASLILTGLGFNKQTIHKKTKDMSGGWRMRVALGKALFVRPSLLLLDDPTAHLDLEACVWLEEYLKKWDRTLVLVSHSMDFLNGVCTNMIDMRMRQLIYYGGNYDSYMKTRSEQETNQMKAYHKQQEEIVHIKKFIASAGTYANLVRQAKSRQKILDKMEADGFIQPVHQDKVFTFRFADVEKLPPPVLSFDNVSFAYSGEAKDDLYKNLDLGFDMDSRTALVGPNGVGKSTLLRLMTGKLSPREGAVTRHTHLKMGLYSQHSAEQLDLTKSALDFVRDKYSSKSQDYQYWRQQLGRYGLTGEAQTSLIGTLSDGQKSRIVFALLAIESPNMLLLDEPTNGLDIPTIDSLADAINAFSGGVIVVSHDFRLLDKIAKQILVCENKTIKPWDGTIGEYKNYLRKKMLAAGAV; this is encoded by the exons ATGGTGTCTTCGTCCAAGGAAAAGAGACtcgccaagaaggccgccgAGGGCAAGGAGCCCAAGAAGACGGTTGCCTCTCGCTCCAAGGCGGGGTCCAAGGCCGGCTCTAAGGTCGCTAGCGCCACCGGCTCCGTCAACGGCGATGAGCCCGAACTCGATGCCAATGGAAACCCCATCGTGAGCGACGAGCCCGCGACAGGCAGCGACAAGGCCGACGAGGTCAAGCGCCTGGCAGACCAGATGGACAAACATGGCTTGTCCGACAGAGTCACCACTGGTGTCCTGGCCTCCCTCGAACAGAGCAAGGATGTCAAGATTACCAGCGCCAGTCTGGTGTTCCACGGTCGCGTCCTCATCACCGACACCACTCTCGAGCTCAACTTTGGTCGCCGGTACGGCCTCTTGGGTGAGAACGGATGCGGCAAGTCTACCATACTCAAGGCCATCGCCGCGCGCGAGTACCCCATCCCGGAGCATGTCGATATCTACCTTCTCAACGAGGGTGCACCACCAAGTGAGCTGGGCGCACTCGAGTGGGTTGTGACAGAGGCCGAGAACGAGCTGAAGCGTCTTGACGCgctggccgagaagctgtTGGAGGAGGAGGGCCCCGAGAGCCCCGTCCTCATGGACCTTTACGAG CACATGGACAAGATGGACCCTTCCACCTTCTCAACCCGTGCATCCCTTATTCTTACCGGTCTCGGCTTCAACAAGCAAACCATCCACAAGAAGACAAAGGACATGTCCGGTGGCTGGAGGATGCGTGTTGCTCTGGGCAAGGCCTTGTTCGTCCGACCTTCGCTCCTGCTTCTCGATGATCCTACCGCACATTTGGATTTGGAGGCCTGTGTGTGGCTTGAGGAGTACCTCAAGAAGTGGGACAGGACACTTGTGCTCGTTTCGCACTCGATGGACTTTTTGAACGGTGTCTGCACCAACATGATCGACATGCGCATGAGGCAGTTGATCTACTACGGTGGTAACTACGACTCGTACATGAAGACGAGGTCGGAGCAGGAAACCAACCAGATGAAGGCCTACCACAAGCAGCAGGAGGAAATTGTTCACATCAAGAAGTTCATCGCCAGTGCCGGTACATACGCCAACTTGGTCAGGCAGGCCAAGTCCAGGCAGAAGATTCTGGACAAGATGGAGGCCGATGGCTTCATCCAGCCCGTCCACCAGGACAAGGTATTCACTTTCCGTTTCGCCGATgttgagaagctgccccctcCAGTCCTGTCATTCGACAACGTCTCTTTTGCCTACTCGGGCGAGGCAAAGGATGATCTCTACAAGAACCTCGACCTCGGTTTCGACATGGACTCGAGGACAGCACTGGTGGGCCCCAACGGTGTCGGCAAGTCCACCCTCCTGCGCCTCATGACGGGCAAGCTTTCTCCCCGTGAAGGTGCCGTTACCAGGCACACGCACTTGAAGATGGGCCTGTACTCGCAGCACTCGGCCGAGCAGCTCGACCTGACCAAGTCAGCCCTCGACTTTGTGCGTGACAAGTACTCCTCCAAGTCCCAGGACTACCAGTACTGGCGCCAGCAGCTCGGCCGCTACGGTCTTACGGGTGAGGCTCAGACTTCCCTGATCGGTACATTGTCCGACGGCCAGAAGAGCAGAATCGTGTTTGCGCTGTTGGCCATCGAGAGCCCCAACATGTTGCTTTTGGACGAGCCCACAAACGGTCTGGATATCCCAACGATCGACAGTTTGGCCGATGCCATCAACGCCTTTAGCGGTGGTGTTATTGTCGTCAGTCACGATTTCAG GTTGCTTGACAAGATTGCGAAGCAGATTTTGGTGTGCGAGAACAAGACCATCAAGCCTTGGGACGGCACGATAGGCGAGTACAAGAACTACCTTCGTAAGAAGATGTTGGCGGCAGGTGCTGTGTAA
- a CDS encoding DNA helicase INO80, with translation MEPSKFHSTVLARPPGMYDEDDDHRRRQRDILNPPAPSQTGPGSGGSSSAGGPRPPFSLRSPTQSEFHHQSSQHHYSASSAASGPQSTYNGANNGVPQSHSHSRSNSHSRHSSSSVLHSPYQQASTASRPAHALDLHRSPQTSGLQAPQRSPGLHAPSVYYSQESREHHPPPPKPIDKPASSGRSFYDPLTDTTTTSTSDRERRTSDAGSSWHNATTNAVSTPTHRDAYNSYSKPAANPSPYYGNGKYTSPSASIYPPRSPASHPQSVATAAAEPISPPTRPPRMATPNILNPTTTSSMAAMSQAESPAQKAAVPAATPSRAAELMSFSNILSSSEPAPKPRPRSPVLAETPNKQPEPEPEREPTKEPSKEPSKEPSKEPSKEPSPPPADMDETSDSPACPEKPAEVDAETEPDAEIHDDVDTVDGLEESEKPEPPIKREKSAKVEKAPRRPRVVEKEKKERVTKAPRKSAGAKGRASEVKAESTPKQSRRSSGKQEALSSSRVPAKRQANGLTKQKAQALEQEKAVVAEMEQLEEEALDESEARAELRAFKKRKLNRQKALETTDLSVATELLPSLKDEAINRHHRRHDFSAEMVLKLGVHVALGRLRFGDHNYDAALKEVREQELFAEKERKKDMQRKRRREKSMAVTIEQKEAALAKAHATEDKLERQKLLREAERANKKAQQTKLILQKGIKGPARNIMPMDVNLEGGSMATFSADSMEPGKGKGKGRAGNRPKKSKEQKQAEKEAAEAAQAALDAGQELPSKEENPKIRIKVNKGKLSKDKDRDVDVDTIDGDNTEIKDTEEPPPKKKGKVVEEVKDTLETRFQSKGYNQIYDQIWRDMARKDVSKVYRLATDSYYTKASNLKKTAILAAKEAKRWQLRTNKGMKDLQARGKRVMRDMMTFWKRNEREERDLRKAAERQELENARKEEADREAARQKRKLNFLISQTELYSHFIGKKIKTDEVERSTDRPEVAAEEQKNKPAGENALTVKEPTGPVGAKVTNFENLDFDAEDDETLQAAAMANAQNAIAEAQRKARNFNNDDEPDEDGEMNFQNPTGLGDVEIEQPKLLTATLKEYQLKGLNWLVNLYEQGINGILADEMGLGKTIQSISVMAYLAEHHDIWGPFLVVAPASTLHNWEQEIKRFVPDLKIVPYWGSASDRKILRKFWDRKHSTYKRDAQFHVAITSYQMVVSDVAYFQKMKWQYMILDEAQAIKSSQSSRWKCLLSFHCRNRLLLTGTPIQNNMQELWALLHFIMPSLFDSHEEFSDWFSKDIESHAQSNSKLNEDQLKRLHMILKPFMLRRVKKHVQKELGDKIELDVYCDLTYRQRAYYANLRNQISIMDLIEKATLGDDNDSGTLMNLVMQFRKVCNHPDLFERADTSSPLALVRFAETGSFAREGNDVTVGYTTRSVVEYILPRLLWRDGGRLTKAGSDNPSAGFRSRYLGEMMNIWSSTNIRESVDGTDNFSFLRFADTSIAEAEKVGKTDLFARASELAQRRNRLANMHVSYDDDEEDNFTPAHALFLIRQRQDRTALSEITSEGALQNLMNVSHVMYEDANLPRMDQAARPGASAPPIEVVCHTSSTQIERDRVLFNVPMRKALFGPNLDEQKEFVLQKVPVEQLPPAPLLPKPDNERQRFTSITVPSMRQFITNSGKLAKLDELLFKLKAGGHRVLLYFQMTRMIDLMEEYLTYRNWKYCRLDGSTKFEDRRDTVHDFQTNPSIFVFLLSTRAGGLGINLTSADTVIFYDSDWNPTIDSQAMDRAHRLGQTRQVTVYRLITRGTIEERIRKRAMQKEEVQRVVITGGAGASSGVDFSGRRAPENRNRDIAMWLADDDQAELIERRERELLESGELDKVAKKRGGGKRKKVAKDMGDGGGVSLDEMYHEGEGNFDDNKLSGAATPNVPDSTDAKPGKKKKATGKKAKTTKQRLAIADGQMDM, from the exons ATGGAACCGTCCAAATTTCATTCGACGGTGCTGGCCCGTCCGCCTGGCATGTatgatgaggatgatgatCACAGACGGCGCCAACGCGACATTTTGAATCCACCAGCGCCCAGCCAGACCGGTCCAGGTTCTGGtggctcttcctctgctgGCGGTCCACGTCCCCCTTTCAGCCTCCGGTCACCAACACAATCCGAATTCCATCATCAATCATCGCAGCATCACTATTCCGCATCGTCGGCGGCGTCCGGCCCGCAATCGACCTACAACGGCGCCAATAACGGCGTGCCACAGTCGCACTCTCACTCGCGCTCAAACTCGCATTCGCGACActcgtcctcctcggtcCTCCACAGCCCTTACCAACAAGCATCTACAGCTTCAAGACCTGCACATGCCCTTGATTTGCACCGGTCGCCTCAAACATCGGGTCTGCAGGCGCCACAGCGATCGCCAGGACTCCACGCGCCGTCGGTATACTACTCCCAAGAATCCCGCGAGCATCATCCTCCGCCACCCAAGCCAATCGACAAACCCGCGTCGAGCGGCAGGAGTTTTTACGATCCTCTAACCGACACGACGACAACTTCGACCTCGGACCGGGAGAGAAGGACCTCGGATGCTGGAAGCTCATGGCACAACGCGACGACGAACGCGGTGTCGACTCCGACT CATCGTGACGCGTACAACAGTTACTCTAAGCCGGCTGCAAACCCAAGTCCATACTACGGCAACGGAAAGTACACATCACCTTCGGCCTCAATTTATCCACCACGAAGCCCAGCTTCACACCCGCAATCAGTGGCTACTGCCGCTGCTGAACCAATAAGCCCCCCGACCCGGCCGCCCCGGATGGCGACGCCGAATATATTGAatccgacgacgacgagttcAATGGCTGCAATGTCGCAAGCAGAGTCGCCAGCCCAAAAGGCTGCAGTTCCTGCTGCG ACACCAAGTCGTGCTGCTGAGCTCATGTCCTTCTCCAACATCCTGTCCAGTTCCGAGCCTGCACCAAAACCCAGGCCGAGATCACCCGTACTAGCCGAAACACCCAATAAGCAACCCGAACCCGAACCAGAGCGGGAGCCTACAAAGGAACCCTCGAAAGAACCCTCGAAAGAACCCTCAAAAGAACCTTCGAAAGAACCATCACCTCCGCCAGCGGACATGGATGAGACGAGCGATTCACCCGCCTGCCCTGAAAAGCCCGCCGAGGTTGATGCCGAGACCGAGCCTGATGCGGAAATACATGACGATGTTGACACCGTCGATGGCCTCGAAGAGTCTGAAAAGCCAGAACCACCGATCAAGCGCGAGAAGAGTGCCAAGGTCGAAAAAGCACCTAGGCGGCCAAGGGTtgtcgaaaaagaaaagaaggagcGGGTAACCAAGGCACCTAGGAAGTCGGCAGGGGCAAAGGGTCGTGCGTCTGAGGTCAAGGCGGAGTCGACTCCGAAGCAGTCCCGCCGCTCATCTGGCAAGCAAGAGGCCTTGAGTTCATCGCGTGTGCCTGCCAAGCGACAAGCCAATGGCTTGACTAAACAGAAGGCCCAGGCTCTTGAGCAGGAAAAGGCCGTCGTCGCTGAGATGGAGCAACTTGAAGAAGAGGCTTTGGACGAATCTGAGGCCAGGGCAGAGTTGCGAGCTTTCAAGAAGCGCAAGCTCAATCGCCAGAAGGCCCTGGAGACTACAGATCTGTCAGTAGCGACGGAGCTGCTCCCCTCACTTAAGGATGAGGCTATCAACAGACATCACAGACGACATGACTTCAGTGCGGAAATGGTGCTGAAGTTGGGTGTCCACGTCGCCCTTGGTAGGCTTCGATTTGGTGACCACAACTACGACGCTGCCCTCAAGGAGGTCCGTGAGCAGGAGCTATTCGCCGAAAAGGAGCGCAAGAAGGACATGCAACGGAAGAGGCGGCGTGAGAAGTCCATGGCCGTCACCATTGAGCAAAAGGAAGCGGCGCTCGCCAAGGCTCATGCTACTGAGGACAAGCTGGAACGCCAGAAGCTTCTCCGCGAGGCTGAGCGGGCCAACAAGAAGGCCCAGCAGACTAAGCTTATCTTGCAGAAGGGCATCAAGGGCCCCGCACGCAATATCATGCCAATGGATGTGAACCTCGAGGGAGGAAGCATGGCTACGTTCTCGGCTGACAGCATGGAACCTGGCAAGGGCAAAGGTAAAGGTCGTGCCGGCAACAGGCCCAAGAAGTCCAAGGAGCAAAAGCAGGCCGAGAAGGAGGCTGCCGAGGCGGCTCAGGCTGCTTTGGATGCCGGTCAGGAGCTGCCATCCAAAGAAGAGAACCCGAAGATCCGCATCAAGGTCAACAAGGGGAAGCTTTCGAAGGACAAGGATAGAGACGTCGATGTCGACACTATCGATGGTGACAACACAGAGATCAAGGATACAGAAGAGCCCCcaccaaagaagaagggcaaaGTCGTCGAAGAGGTTAAGGACACCCTCGAAACTCGATTCCAGTCCAAGGGTTATAACCAGATATACGACCAGATTTGGCGTGACATGGCTCGAAAGGATGTCAGCAAGGTCTACAGGCTCGCCACGGACTCCTACTACACCAAAGCGTCGAATCTCAAGAAGACGGCGATTCTTGCAGCCAAGGAGGCAAAGCGTTGGCAGCTGCGCACCAACAAGGGCATGAAAGATCTCCAGGCCCGTGGCAAGCGTGTCATGCGTGACATGATGACATTCTGGAAGCGCAACGAGCGTGAAGAGCGCGATCTCCGAAAGGCTGCAGAGCGCCAAGAGCTTGAGAACGCCCGCAAGGAGGAAGCGGACCGCGAAGCTGCAAGACAGAAGAGAAAGCTCAACTTCCTTATCTCCCAGACTGAGCTGTACTCTCACTTTATCGGGAAGAAGATCAAGACCGACGAGGTTGAGCGCAGTACCGATCGTCCCGAGGTGGCTGCCGAGGAGCAGAAGAACAAGCCGGCAGGAGAGAACGCACTTACCGTCAAGGAGCCCACGGGTCCTGTGGGAGCCAAGGTCACGAACTTTGAGAATTTGGACTTTGATGCTGAAGACGATGAGACTCTGCAGGCCGCAGCCATGGCGAACGCACAAAATGCCATCGCAGAGGCTCAAAGAAAGGCACGCAACTTCAACAACGACGATGAGCCTGACGAGGATGGCGAGATGAACTTCCAGAACCCGACTGGTCTCGGTGATGTTGAGATTGAGCAGCCTAAGCTCCTCACTGCTACCCTCAAGGAATACCAGCTCAAGGGTCTCAACTGGCTTGTCAACCTTTACGAACAAGGCATCAACGGTATTCTGGCAGATGAAATGGGTCTCGGAAAAACAATCCAGTCCATCTCCGTCATGGCGTATCTCGCAGAGCACCACGATATCTGGGGTCCGTTCCTTGTTGTTGCTCCGGCATCGACGTTGCACAACTGGGAGCAGGAGATCAAGCGTTTCGTGCCTGACCTCAAAATTGTTCCATACTGGGGATCGGCATCCGACAGAAAGATTTTGCGTAAATTCTGGGACCGCAAGCACTCGACTTACAAGCGTGATGCACAGTTCCATGTCGCCATTACTTCATACCAGATGGTAGTTTCTGACGTTGCTTACTTCCAGAAGATGAAGTGGCAGTACATGATTCTGGATGAAGCTCAAGCCATCAAGAGTTCCCAAAGTTCACGATGGAAGTGTCTTCTGAGTTTCCACTGCCGAAACCGACTGCTCCTGACGGGAACTCCTATCCAGAACAACATGCAGGAACTTTGGGCTCTGCTCCATTTCATCATGCCGTCCTTGTTCGACAGCCACGAAGAGTTTAGCGATTGGTTCTCCAAGGATATTGAATCTCACGCGCAAAGCAACAGCAAGCTCAACGAGGACCAGCTCAAACGTCTACACATGATTTTAAAGCCTTTCATGTTGCGACGTGTCAAGAAGCATGTGCAGAAGGAGCTCGGTGACAAGATCGAGCTTGACGTCTACTGTGACCTCACATACAGGCAACGTGCATACTATGCCAACCTACGGAACCAGATCAGCATTATGGATCTGATAGAAAAGGCGACCCTCGGCGACGACAACGATTCGGGAACGCTTATGAATCTCGTCATGCAGTTCCGAAAGGTTTGCAACCACCCTGACCTTTTCGAGCGTGCAGACACCAGCTCGCCTCTAGCGTTGGTCAGGTTTGCCGAGACAGGGTCGTTTGCCCGCGAGGGTAACGACGTTACTGTTGGCTATACAACAAGAAGTGTAGTGGAATACATTCTGCCGCGTCTTCTTTGGCGTGACGGGGGCCGTCTCACAAAGGCTGGAAGCGATAACCCATCGGCAGGGTTCAGAAGTCGTTATTTGGGAGAGATGATGAACATCTGGTCTTCCACGAACATTCGCGAGAGCGTAGACGGTACCGACAACTTCTCATTCTTGCGGTTTGCTGACACCAGCATAGCAGAGGCTGAGAAGGTCGGCAAGACTGACCTGTTTGCTCGTGCTTCTGAGCTTGCTCAACGACGGAACCGCCTGGCCAATATGCATGTTTCctatgacgatgacgaggaggacAACTTCACTCCAGCTCATGCACTTTTCCTCATCCGGCAAAGGCAGGATAGGACGGCCCTCTCGGAGATCACATCCGAAGGTGCACTGCAAAACCTAATGAACGTATCGCATGTCATGTATGAAGATGCCAACCTGCCGCGGATGGATCAGGCTGCCCGCCCGGGTGCATCTGCTCCCCCGATCGAGGTGGTTTGCCACACTTCCAGCACTCAGATCGAGCGCGATCGCGTCTTGTTCAACGTGCCAATGCGCAAGGCACTGTTCGGCCCCAACCTTGACGAACAAAAGGAGTTTGTGTTGCAAAAAGTCCCGGTTGAGCAGCTGCCCCCGGCACCACTGCTTCCCAAGCCAGACAACGAGAGGCAACGTTTCACTAGCATTACGGTTCCTTCGATGCGCCAGTTCATTACTAATTCAGGCAAGCTGGCCAAGTTGGATGAGCTGCTGTTCAAACTCAAGGCCGGCGGGCATCGTGTCCTGCTCTACTTCCAAATGACGAGGATGATTGATCTCATGGAGGAGTATCTCACTTACCGCAACTGGAAGTACTGCCGTCTGGACGGTTCCACCAAATTTGAGGACCGTCGTGATACTGTACACGATTTCCAGACGAATCCTTcaatttttgttttccttctttccacTCGTGCCGGTGGTCTGGGAATCAACTTGACATCGGCAGATACCGTCATCTTTTACGATTCTGATTGGAACCCTACCATCGACTCGCAAGCCATGGACCGAGCCCATCGTCTCGGACAGACAAGGCAGGTTACTGTGTACCGTCTCATCACACGTGGAACAATCGAAGAGCGGATACGGAAGCGTGCCATGCAAAAGGAAGAGGTGCAGCGCGTGGTCATTACCGGAGGCGCAGGTGCCAGCTCAGGAGTCGATTTCTCTGGCCGTAGGGCGCCGGAGAACCGCAACCGCGACATTGCTATGTGGCTTGCAGACGACGATCAGGCCGAACTCATCGAGAGGCGCGAGCGCGAGCTGCTCGAGAGCGGCGAGTTGGACAAGGTCGCAAAGAAGCGCGGTGGTGGCAAGCGCAAGAAGGTTGCCAAAGACATGGGCGATGGCGGAGGCGTCAGCCTCGACGAGATGTATCACGAAG GTGAAGGAAACTTTGACGACAACAAGCTCTCTGGAGCAGCGACGCCTAACGTTCCGGACTCAACCGACGCCAAGCCTggtaagaaaaagaaggccaCGGGCAAGAAAGCCAAGACTACGAAGCAGCGATTAGCAATTGCGGATGGGCAGATGGATATGTAA
- a CDS encoding 1,3-beta-glucanosyltransferase gel4 — translation MGFTKSSLISAALLASQASATLQPIVKEGNKFFYENGTQFYMKGIAYQQAVGAAGAATTQKTFVDPLADEKACKRDIPNLQKAGTNTIRVYQIDPTANHDACMKMLDDAGIYVIADLGEPSTSIDRENPEWNTKLYDRYKAVVDVLAKYTNTIGFFSGNEVTNQANNTMASAYVKAATRDTKKYIKQKGYRWMGVGYATNDDKDIRDPLAAYFNCGDQDAAIDYWGYNIYSWCGDSDFTKSQYDQHIKNFASYSVPVFLAEYGCIDGIGGAEGRKWTETTALYSDRMTGTFSGGIVYMYFQEDNDYGLFKASANGGGSTMKNFDALVNVMKDVNPKTIEKSSFTSNNKPLDCPGIQSNWLAASALPPTPDQAVCECMTKSATCAPSSSLSEKDYGEIFSFICGAGDSCKGINGNATTGQYGAFHGCDSKSKLTYALDQYYKSQRNSATACDFKGKATVVTPQQAASTCSSLLSAATAAADKANAGAGSGSDTSKNAASSFRAPGGLAQMALGMYVAAAVGVGATMFML, via the exons ATGGGCTTCACCAAGAGCTCTCTAATctcggccgccttgctgGCGAGCCAGGCCTCGGCCACCCTGCAGCCCATCGTTAAGGAGGGCAACAAGTTCTTCTACGAGAACGGCACCCAGTTTTACATGAagggtattgcataccagcaggctgtcggcgccgccggTGCCGCTACCACACAAAAAACTTTCGTCGACCCGTTGGCGGACGAGAAGGCCTGCAAGCGTGACATTCCCAACTTGCAAAAGGCTGGTACCAACACGATCCGTGTTTACCAGATTGACCCTACCGCCAACCACGATGCCTGCATGAAGATGCTCGATGATGCTGGCATCTATGTCATCGCCGATCTTGGAGAGCCCTCTACCTCGATCGACCGTGAGAACCCAGAGTGGAACACCAAGCTCTACGACCGCTACAAGGCCGTCGTCGACGTGCTTGCAAAGTACACCAACACGATCGGTTTCTTCTCGGGTAACGAGGTCACAAACCAGGCGAACAACACCATGGCCTCTGCCTACGTCAAGGCCGCAACCCGTGACACCAAGAAGTACATCAAGCAAAAGGGTTACAGATGGATGGGTGTCGGTTACGCCACCAACGACGACAAGGATATCCGCGATCCTCTTGCCGCCTACTTCAACTGTGGCGACCAGGATGCGGCCATCGACTACTGGGGATACAACATTTACTCTTGGTGCGGTGACAGCGACTTCACCAAGTCGCAGTACGACCAGCACATCAAGAACTTTGCAAGCTACTCCGTCCCCGTTTTCCTGGCCGAGTACGGCTGCATTGACGGTATTGGCGGTGCTGAAGGCCGCAAGTGGACCGAGACCACCGCCCTCTACTCGGACAGGATGACCGGAACCTTCTCTGGTGGTATTGTTTACATGTACTTCCAGGAGGACAACGACTACG GTCTGTTCAAGGCTAGCGCCAACGGCGGTGGCAGCACCATGAAGAACTTTGACGCCCTCGTCAACGTTATGAAGGATGTAAACCCCAAGACCATCGAGAAGAGCTCATTCACCTCGAACAACAAGCCCCTCGACTGCCCCGGAATTCAGTCGAACTGGCTTGCCGCCTCAGCCCTGCCTCCCACTCCCGACCAGGCCGTCTGCGAGTGCATGACCAAGTCTGCCACGTGTGCGCCCTCCAGCAGCTTGTCCGAGAAGGACTACGGCGAGATCTTCAGCTTCATCTGCGGCGCCGGCGACTCTTGCAAGGGCATCAACGGAAACGCTACCACCGGCCAGTACGGCGCTTTCCACGGCTGCGACTCCAAGTCCAAGCTCACCTACGCCCTGGACCAGTACTACAAGTCGCAGCGCAACTCCGCTACCGCCTGCGACTTCAAGGGCAAGGCCACCGTCGTCACCCCGCAGCAGGCCGCCTCGACCTGCTCTTCGCTCCTCTCggctgccaccgccgccgccgacaagGCCAACGCTGGCGCCGGCTCCGGCTCCGACACGTCCAAGAACGCTGCGTCGTCCTTCAGGGCTCCGGGCGGTCTCGCCCAGATGGCTCTCGGCATGTACGTCGCCGCTGCTGTTGGTGTTGGTGCGACCATGTTCATGCTGTAA
- a CDS encoding sugar transporter STL1: MAPSTLVGRPLNWAITAAAGAGFLLFGYDQGVMSGLLTGAAFTKTFPEMDTLNGGSASLQGTVVAIYEIGCFFGAIAALFIGEPLGRRKMIMLGCIILAIGGALQASASTIPHLIVGRIVAGLGNGLNTSTIPVWHSELMKATKRGKGLCVELAINIFGVMLSYWVDYGMSFEKSDAQFRFPLALQCAFAIVTFLGVLFLPESPRWLVANDRHEEAQDVLWSVEENARSISRDDERVTKHLVEIQTAIREEREAAGNNGYSALFHNGEQKFLYRTLLGIGGQFCQQLSGINLITYYAPVIFQQSVGLSRDLSLLLAGFNGVAYFFSSLVPIWLIDRLGRRKLMLFAAAGQGCCMAILAGTVANGSKSAGIVAIVMLFLFNFFFSVGLLAIPWLLPAEYAPLAIRSRAAALATASNWIFTFLVVEITPVSITNIQWRTYIYFGVFNFCFLPLIYFFYPETRNLTLEQIDKLFTGDRVKMHWDPSMGSVEGLTTGSPEGEKEAAVQTEIAERRD; encoded by the exons ATGGCTCCCTCAACTCTCGTCGGCCGTCCCCTGAACTGGGCCATCACGGCCGCAGCTGGTGCAGGCTTCCTGCT TTTCGGATATGACCAAGGCGTCATGAGCGGTCTCCTTACCGGAGCAGCTTTTACCAAGACATTCCCAGAGATGGACACCCTCAATGGCGGGAGTGCTTCTCTTCAAGGCACAGT AGTCGCCATATACGAAATA GGTTGTTTCTTTGGAGCGATTGCAGCTCTGTTCATCGGAGAGCCCCTTGGAAGACGCAAGATGATCATGTTAGGGTGCATCATTCTTGCCATCGGTGGTGCGCTTCAGGCGTCGGCGAGCACGATTCCCCACCTGATCGTTGGTCGAATAGTGGCTGGATTGGGGAACGGTCTGAATACCAGCACAATCC CCGTCTGGCACTCGGAGCTGATGAAAGCCACCAAGCGCGGAAAGGGACTGTGCGTCGAATTGGCCATCAACATCTTTGGAGTAATGTTATCCTACTGGGTCGACTACGGCATGTCCTTTGAGAAGAGCGACGCCCAATTCCGGTTCCCGCTGGCCCTACAGTGCGCATTTGCCATCGTCACCTTCTTGGGCGTGCTCTTCCTCCCCGAGTCGCCCCGCTGGCTCGTCGCCAACGACCGCCACGAAGAGGCCCAGGACGTTCTGTGGTCCGTCGAAGAGAATGCCAGAAGCATTTCACGCGACGATGAGCGTGTGACTAAGCATTTGGTCGAGATCCAGACGGCGATCCGCGAGGAGCGCGAGGCCGCGGGCAACAACGGCTACAGCGCCCTATTCCACAACGGCGAGCAAAAGTTCCTCTACAGAACTTTGCTGGGGATAGGTGGGCAGTTTTGCCAGCAACTATCTGGTATCAATTTAATTACATACTATGCTCCCGTCATCTTTCAACAGAGCGTTGGGTTGAGCCGGGACCTTTCGCTGCTTCTCGCGGGCTTCAACGGCGTAGCCTACTTCTTTTCCTCGCTGGTACCGATCTGGCTCATCGACCGCCTGGGCCGCCGCAAGCTCATGCTCTTTGCTGCAGCCGGCCAGGGCTGCTGTATGGCAatccttgccgggacggtTGCCAACGGGAGCAAGAGCGCGGGCATTGTCGCCATTGTCATGCTCTTCCTCTTcaacttcttcttctccgtcGGTCTGCTGGCCATCCCATGGCTACTCCCCGCCGAGTACGCACCCCTGGCTATTCGgtctcgggccgcagcaCTGGCAACTGCTTCCAACT GGATCTTTAccttcctcgtcgtcgaaATCACCCCCGTCAGCATCACCAACATCCAGTGGCGCACCTACATTTACTTTGGCGTCTTCAACTTTTGCTTCCTACCACTCATCTACTTCTTCTACCCCGAGACCCGCAACCTGACCCTGGAGCAGATCGACAAGCTCTTTACGGGCGATCGCGTAAAGATGCACTGGGATCCCAGCATGGGCTCCGTCGAGGGCCTGACCACCGGAAGCCCCGAGGGCGAGAAGGAGGCTGCTGTCCAGACCGAGATTGCCGAGAGGCGGGATTAA